A single region of the Plutella xylostella chromosome 7, ilPluXylo3.1, whole genome shotgun sequence genome encodes:
- the LOC105393535 gene encoding uncharacterized PE-PGRS family protein PE_PGRS10 isoform X3 — protein MRWSSLILALALTALCAAAPAPAPAADPSDDSKPEIIEIIAPANPGAQETLASLDLGAPGSELGDRNKRTIGILRQLFPQLTQNVAADENQLLSGAESQQAEVRVAFGEGGAAAAEGAAEGAAGAGAGEDQQAAAQTNNASIDEISLDDADASGEDRNKRFLSFGGSGGAGGGGGSGNFLFDIVRLVAGSSSGSSGGDAGAESEGDEASAGKGDNLTEGVPGPITRLFIIANRGIANLVQDLILRLAQTSERIVNFKARLITSII, from the exons ATGAGGTGGTCTTCCCTGATCTTGGCCCTGGCGCTGACGGCTCTGTgtgccgccgcccccgcccccgcgcccgccgccgacCCCAGTGACGACAGCAAACCAGAGATCATCGAGATCATCGCGCCCGCCAACCCCGGCGCGCAG GAGACGCTGGCGTCGCTGGACCTGGGCGCGCCCGGCTCCGAGCTCGGCGACCGCAACAAGCGCACCATCGGCATACTCCGGCAGCTGTTCCCTCAACTCACACAG AACGTGGCGGCAGACGAGAACCAACTCCTGTCTGGTGCGGAATCTCAGCAGGCTGAAGTGAGGGTGGCTTTCGGcgagggcggcgcggcggcggcggagggcgcggcggagggcgcggcgggggcgggggcaggGGAGGACCAGCAGGCCGCGGCGCAGACCAACAACGCCAGCATTGACGAGATCTCACTCGATGATGCCGACGCGAGCGGCGAGGACAGGAATAAGAG GTTCTTGAGCTTCGGAGGctcgggcggcgcgggcggcggcggcggctccgGCAACTTCCTCTTCGACATCGTCCGG CTGGTAGCGGGCTCGTCGTCGGGCTCGAGCGGCGGCGACGCGGGCGCGGAGAGCGAGGGGGACGAGGCTAGCGCGGGCAAGGGAGACAACCTCACCGAGGGCGTGCCCGGGCCCATCACGCGGCTCTTCATCATCGCCAACCGCGGCATCGCCAACCTCGTGCAGGACCTCATCCTGCGCCTCGCGCAGACCTCCGAGCGGATAGTCAACTTCAAGGCGCGGCTCATCACCTCCATCATCTAA
- the LOC105393535 gene encoding eukaryotic translation initiation factor 4B2 isoform X1, with protein sequence MRWSSLILALALTALCAAAPAPAPAADPSDDSKPEIIEIIAPANPGAQETLASLDLGAPGSELGDRNKRTIGILRQLFPQLTQILEQKVQQLTSVVLQTFGPVVLRAFLGNRGGEAGNTGGGGGTVELSDDDSDEEETSDVTTEAGERRRRALPVPPSRALTLACPDRSALTVTVMSPHESYHPSPTPSCTDCVLCLQNVAADENQLLSGAESQQAEVRVAFGEGGAAAAEGAAEGAAGAGAGEDQQAAAQTNNASIDEISLDDADASGEDRNKRFLSFGGSGGAGGGGGSGNFLFDIVRLVAGSSSGSSGGDAGAESEGDEASAGKGDNLTEGVPGPITRLFIIANRGIANLVQDLILRLAQTSERIVNFKARLITSII encoded by the exons ATGAGGTGGTCTTCCCTGATCTTGGCCCTGGCGCTGACGGCTCTGTgtgccgccgcccccgcccccgcgcccgccgccgacCCCAGTGACGACAGCAAACCAGAGATCATCGAGATCATCGCGCCCGCCAACCCCGGCGCGCAG GAGACGCTGGCGTCGCTGGACCTGGGCGCGCCCGGCTCCGAGCTCGGCGACCGCAACAAGCGCACCATCGGCATACTCCGGCAGCTGTTCCCTCAACTCACACAG ATACTTGAACAAAAAGTCCAGCAGCTCACAAGCGTGGTGCTGCAGACGTTCGGGCCCGTGGTGCTGCGTGCCTTCCTGGGCAACCGCGGGGGCGAGGCGGGCAACACGGGCGGCGGGGGGGGCACCGTGGAGCTCAGCGACGACGACAGCGACGAGGAGGAAACCAGTGACGTCACCACGGAGGCGggcgagcggcggcggcgcgcgctcccggTACCACCATCCCGCGCACTAACACTAGCCTGCCCAGACCGCAGCGCGCTCACTGTCACCGTCATGTCACCGCATGAATCGTATCACCCGTCACCAACCCCTTCTTGTACTGATTGTGTGTTGTGTTTGCAGAACGTGGCGGCAGACGAGAACCAACTCCTGTCTGGTGCGGAATCTCAGCAGGCTGAAGTGAGGGTGGCTTTCGGcgagggcggcgcggcggcggcggagggcgcggcggagggcgcggcgggggcgggggcaggGGAGGACCAGCAGGCCGCGGCGCAGACCAACAACGCCAGCATTGACGAGATCTCACTCGATGATGCCGACGCGAGCGGCGAGGACAGGAATAAGAG GTTCTTGAGCTTCGGAGGctcgggcggcgcgggcggcggcggcggctccgGCAACTTCCTCTTCGACATCGTCCGG CTGGTAGCGGGCTCGTCGTCGGGCTCGAGCGGCGGCGACGCGGGCGCGGAGAGCGAGGGGGACGAGGCTAGCGCGGGCAAGGGAGACAACCTCACCGAGGGCGTGCCCGGGCCCATCACGCGGCTCTTCATCATCGCCAACCGCGGCATCGCCAACCTCGTGCAGGACCTCATCCTGCGCCTCGCGCAGACCTCCGAGCGGATAGTCAACTTCAAGGCGCGGCTCATCACCTCCATCATCTAA
- the LOC105393535 gene encoding uncharacterized PE-PGRS family protein PE_PGRS10 isoform X2, translating to MRWSSLILALALTALCAAAPAPAPAADPSDDSKPEIIEIIAPANPGAQETLASLDLGAPGSELGDRNKRTIGILRQLFPQLTQILEQKVQQLTSVVLQTFGPVVLRAFLGNRGGEAGNTGGGGGTVELSDDDSDEEETSDVTTEAGERRRRALPNVAADENQLLSGAESQQAEVRVAFGEGGAAAAEGAAEGAAGAGAGEDQQAAAQTNNASIDEISLDDADASGEDRNKRFLSFGGSGGAGGGGGSGNFLFDIVRLVAGSSSGSSGGDAGAESEGDEASAGKGDNLTEGVPGPITRLFIIANRGIANLVQDLILRLAQTSERIVNFKARLITSII from the exons ATGAGGTGGTCTTCCCTGATCTTGGCCCTGGCGCTGACGGCTCTGTgtgccgccgcccccgcccccgcgcccgccgccgacCCCAGTGACGACAGCAAACCAGAGATCATCGAGATCATCGCGCCCGCCAACCCCGGCGCGCAG GAGACGCTGGCGTCGCTGGACCTGGGCGCGCCCGGCTCCGAGCTCGGCGACCGCAACAAGCGCACCATCGGCATACTCCGGCAGCTGTTCCCTCAACTCACACAG ATACTTGAACAAAAAGTCCAGCAGCTCACAAGCGTGGTGCTGCAGACGTTCGGGCCCGTGGTGCTGCGTGCCTTCCTGGGCAACCGCGGGGGCGAGGCGGGCAACACGGGCGGCGGGGGGGGCACCGTGGAGCTCAGCGACGACGACAGCGACGAGGAGGAAACCAGTGACGTCACCACGGAGGCGggcgagcggcggcggcgcgcgctcccg AACGTGGCGGCAGACGAGAACCAACTCCTGTCTGGTGCGGAATCTCAGCAGGCTGAAGTGAGGGTGGCTTTCGGcgagggcggcgcggcggcggcggagggcgcggcggagggcgcggcgggggcgggggcaggGGAGGACCAGCAGGCCGCGGCGCAGACCAACAACGCCAGCATTGACGAGATCTCACTCGATGATGCCGACGCGAGCGGCGAGGACAGGAATAAGAG GTTCTTGAGCTTCGGAGGctcgggcggcgcgggcggcggcggcggctccgGCAACTTCCTCTTCGACATCGTCCGG CTGGTAGCGGGCTCGTCGTCGGGCTCGAGCGGCGGCGACGCGGGCGCGGAGAGCGAGGGGGACGAGGCTAGCGCGGGCAAGGGAGACAACCTCACCGAGGGCGTGCCCGGGCCCATCACGCGGCTCTTCATCATCGCCAACCGCGGCATCGCCAACCTCGTGCAGGACCTCATCCTGCGCCTCGCGCAGACCTCCGAGCGGATAGTCAACTTCAAGGCGCGGCTCATCACCTCCATCATCTAA